DNA sequence from the Devosia lacusdianchii genome:
GGCAATTTCCTGACGCGCTTCGTCTTCCCCGAGCCGGTGACCGAGCTCAAGATCGAGGTCGACCTCGTCGCCGACATGACGGTCTACAACCCCTTCGACTTCTTCGTTGAAGAAAGCGCCGAAACCTTCCCGTTCGAGTATCCCGAGGATATCCGCGCCGATCTCTCCATCTACATGCAGCCCGAACCTGTTGGTCCCTTGCTGCAGAAATTCCTCGACGGCATCGACAGATCACCGGTCAACACTGTGAATTTCGTCACCGCTATCAACGCCTCCATCCAGCAGCACATCGCCTATATCGTTCGAATGGAGACCGGTGTCTGGACACCCGAGGAAACCCTGGGGAACGCGAAGGGCTCCTGCCGCGACTCCAGCTGGCTGCTGGTGCAAACCCTGCGCAATCTCGGCTTTGCCGCCCGCTTCGTCTCCGGGTACCTGATTCAGCTCAAGCCCGATCTCGTCTCGCTCGACGGCCCCGCCGGCACCGACCACGATTTCACCGATCTCCACGCCTGGTGCGAAGTCTATCTTCCTGGCGCCGGCTGGGTCGGCCTCGATCCCACCTCGGGCCTGCTGACCGGCGAAAGCCACGTGCCGTTGGCAGCGACTCCGCATTTCCGCAACGCCGCGCCGATCTCCGGCTTTGCTTCCTACGCCGAGGTCGACTTCGCCTTCGATATGCGGGTGGATCGCGTTGCCGAGCATCCGCGCATCACCAGGCCGTTCTCCGATGCTAGCTGGGACGAGCTCAACGCGCTCGGCAAGCAGGTCGACAAGGTGCTCGCCGAAAACGACGTTCGCCTGACCATGGGTGGCGAGCCGACCTTTGTTTCCATTGATGATTTCGAAGCCGACGAGTGGAATACCGGCGCTGTCGGCCCGACCAAGCGCGTGCTGGCGGACGACCTGATCCGCCGTCTGCGCGAGCGTTTTGCGCCCAATGGGATGCTGCATTACGGCCAAGGCAAGTGGTATCCCGGCGAAACCCTGCCGCGCTGGACCTTCTCGCTCTACTGGCGACTCGACGGCAAACCGGTCTGGACCGACGAAAAGCTGATCGCCCGCGAAGGCGTCAAGACGGCAGCAAGCCACCAGCATGCTCGCGATTTTCTTGCAGCCTTCTCTCGCAATCTGGGCCTGACGGGCGAAACGATCGCCGAGGCCTACGAGGACCCCGGCGAGTGGCTGCTCAAGGAGGCCAATCTTCCGGAAAACGTCGACCCCGCCAATTCCGAATTGGCCGATCCCGAAGCTCGCTCCCGCATCGCCAAGGTGTTCGAGCGTGGCCTGACCAATCCCACCGGCTACGTGCTTCCGGTGCAACGTTGGAACGCCGCCGCGTCGAGCCCCTGGCTCACCGAGAAATGGAAGACCCGTCGCGGTAAGCTCTTTCTCGCGCCCGGCGACAGCCCCGCCGGCTATCGCCTGCCGCTGAGTTCGCTCAAGCACATCAAGCCGACCGAATACCCCCATGTCGTGGCGATGGACCCCGGTGCACCGCGCGGTCCTCTGCCCGATCCGGAGGAAATCCTCGTCCGCCAGAAGACCGGTCTCGAGGCTGATCCGCGGGCGCAGGCCACCTCGTCCTTCACTGCCGCCAGCGAGCAACAGGACCGGACCGAGCAGGAAATCAGCGAGATTGAAGGTGAGGTGCGCACCGCCGTGACCGCCGAAATCCGCGATCACCGCCTATGTGTGTTCCTGCCGCCGGTGGAAAAGCTGGAAGACTATCTCGAACTCGTCGCCGCCACCGAGGCGGCCGCTAAGGAGATCGGCCAGCCGGTTCATCTTGAGGGCTATGCCCCGCCGCACGATCCGCGTCTCAACGTCATTCGCGTCGCGCCCGATCCTGGAGTCATCGAGGTCAATATTCACCCGGCATCGAGCTGGGACGATTGCGTCGCCACCACCACGGCGATCTACGAAGAAGCCCGCCTGTCGCGCCTCGGCGCC
Encoded proteins:
- a CDS encoding DUF2126 domain-containing protein translates to MSIKAAVYHLTHYKYDRPVYLQPQIIRLQPAPHSKTKVLSYSLKVSPSLHFVNVQQDPYGNFLTRFVFPEPVTELKIEVDLVADMTVYNPFDFFVEESAETFPFEYPEDIRADLSIYMQPEPVGPLLQKFLDGIDRSPVNTVNFVTAINASIQQHIAYIVRMETGVWTPEETLGNAKGSCRDSSWLLVQTLRNLGFAARFVSGYLIQLKPDLVSLDGPAGTDHDFTDLHAWCEVYLPGAGWVGLDPTSGLLTGESHVPLAATPHFRNAAPISGFASYAEVDFAFDMRVDRVAEHPRITRPFSDASWDELNALGKQVDKVLAENDVRLTMGGEPTFVSIDDFEADEWNTGAVGPTKRVLADDLIRRLRERFAPNGMLHYGQGKWYPGETLPRWTFSLYWRLDGKPVWTDEKLIAREGVKTAASHQHARDFLAAFSRNLGLTGETIAEAYEDPGEWLLKEANLPENVDPANSELADPEARSRIAKVFERGLTNPTGYVLPVQRWNAAASSPWLTEKWKTRRGKLFLAPGDSPAGYRLPLSSLKHIKPTEYPHVVAMDPGAPRGPLPDPEEILVRQKTGLEADPRAQATSSFTAASEQQDRTEQEISEIEGEVRTAVTAEIRDHRLCVFLPPVEKLEDYLELVAATEAAAKEIGQPVHLEGYAPPHDPRLNVIRVAPDPGVIEVNIHPASSWDDCVATTTAIYEEARLSRLGADKFMIDGRHTGTGGGNHVVVGGATPHDSPFLRRPDLLKSLVLHWQRHPAMSYLFSGLFIGPTSQAPRFDEARHDSLYELEIAMAQVPHPQSGQPAPLPWLVDRLFRNLLVDVTGNTHRSEICIDKLYSPDGPTGRLGLVEFRGFEMPPNARMSLAQQVLIRALIARYWADPAEGSFARWGTTLHDRFMLPHYVWQDFLDVVGDLDRHGFKVDPAWFTAQLEFRFPFCGEVEYDGVRLELRQALEPWHVMGEQGAIGGTVRFVDSSVERLQVKLEGINPERYAVTCNQRPVPLRTTDQAGTAVAGVRYKAWQPASGLHPTLPVNTPLVFDIYDRWTQRPVGGCVYHVAHPGGRNYETFPVNGNEAEARRLARFVPQNYSTGGFSLREEKPADEFPLTLDLRRPPRFW